A stretch of Schistocerca americana isolate TAMUIC-IGC-003095 chromosome 3, iqSchAmer2.1, whole genome shotgun sequence DNA encodes these proteins:
- the LOC124606578 gene encoding F-box only protein 7-like — protein MDKSIEDIRKQHSELEFLERTILSLNQDSHEISPSDLIVILLYTLMLESEFSPCETDCGGIHESETLNSGTASNLPNAWKDDQTNVYKITFILNQIAEHRCRLVGFLIGDILELNLIVSNTVPKIVYGLSFRCSDVIRKTQPSTPVLARYANIRQLKEKLKKELLYPVRCIILNEVHVLNGSLLGIPDDLKHKIYSQLKLNDIYSLLVSCRYMNNLIVSDRRLWKKLFCRYYPTAYNELIVDNRENIDWKKELQKRRQQRIASRGPFAFSDFRVLSY, from the coding sequence ATGGATAAATCAATAGAAGATATAAGAAAGCAACATTCAGAACTGGAATTTCTCGAAAGAACCATTTTGTCTCTAAATCAAGATTCACATGAGATCAGTCCAAGTGATCTTATTGTTATTTTGTTGTACACGTTGATGTTGGAAAGTGAATTCTCTCCATGTGAAACAGACTGTGGAGGGATCCATGAATCTGAAACACTAAATAGTGGAACTGCGAGTAATCTCCCTAATGCTTGGAAAGATGATCAGACTAATGTATACAAAATAACATTTATACTAAATCAGATTGCAGAACATAGATGCAGACTTGTTGGTTTCTTAATTGGTGATATTTTGGAGCTTAATCTGATTGTATCGAATACTGTCCCAAAAATAGTATATGGTTTGAGTTTCCGTTGTTCTGATGTTATAAGGAAGACTCAGCCATCGACTCCTGTGTTAGCCAGATATGCAAATATAAGACAGTTAAAAGAGAAATTAAAGAAAGAGCTGTTGTACCCTGTGAGGTGTATTATTTTGAATGAAGTACATGTATTAAATGGTTCCCTCCTGGGTATTCCAGATGACCTAAAACATAAAATATACTCACAACTCAAATTAAATGATATTTATAGTTTATTGGTGTCATGTCGCTACATGAACAACTTAATTGTGTCTGACCGACGGCTGTGGAAGAAATTGTTTTGCAGATATTATCCAACTGCTTACAATGAGCTAATTGTAGACAACCGAGAAAACATTGACTGGAAAAAGGAATTGCAGAAGAGGAGGCAACAAAGGATTGCATCAAggggaccttttgccttttcagATTTCAGGGTACTGTCTTATTGA